The following coding sequences lie in one Lolium perenne isolate Kyuss_39 chromosome 2, Kyuss_2.0, whole genome shotgun sequence genomic window:
- the LOC127321526 gene encoding uncharacterized protein: MAWWRKKIVLPARRVLAAVSTRVVRARNTGSGGSILKLHEDVQTCGYKDVQVMFEMLTSELEDPKRHKQPATCWRPPSAWSGRSSSIAAAQ, encoded by the exons ATGGCCTGGTGGCGGAAGAAGATCGTCCTCCCGGCGCGCCGCGTGCTGGCCGCCGTCTCCACCCGCGTCGTCCGCGCCCGCAACACAG GCAGTGGAGGCAGCATACTGAAGCTTCACGAGGATGTGCAGACCTGTGGATACAAGGACGTGCAGGTGATGTTCGAGATGCTGACATCAGAGTTGGAGGATCCCAAGAGGCACAAACAGCCAGCGACCTGCTGGAGGCCGCCTTCAGCATGGTCCGGCCGGTCCTCGTCGATTGCGGCTGCGCAATAG